Proteins encoded by one window of Acidipropionibacterium virtanenii:
- the lpdA gene encoding dihydrolipoyl dehydrogenase: MTSHFDVVVLGAGPGGYVAAIRAAQLGKKTAIIEKEYWGGVCLNIGCIPTKSLLRNAELANIVTKEAGTFGISGDISVDYGKAFSRSRAVSKRMVNGIHFLMKKNKITEFNGWGEFTGPKGIAVKDENGQVTDELTFDNCIIAAGSQVKTLRGTQLSERVVTYKEQILSDTVPGSIIIAGSGAIGTEFAYVLAAYGSQVTIVEFLDRMVPNEDKEVSAELTKAYKKLGITVLTSTKVDAIDDSGEKVKVTVSPAAGGDARVLEADRVLQAVGFAPRVEGYGLEKAGVQLTDRGAVAIDDYMRTNVPGIYAIGDCTAKLMLAHTAEAQGVVAAETIAGAETMPINYDMIPRATYCQPQVGSFGYTEEQAREKGYEVKVSKFPFAANGKAWGLGDGTGFVKIVADARHDELLGASLIGHDVSELLPELTLAQLWDITADEVGRNIHAHPSLSEALKDAAEGIGGHMINF, encoded by the coding sequence ATGACCTCACACTTCGACGTCGTTGTCCTAGGAGCCGGCCCCGGCGGCTATGTGGCAGCGATCCGCGCAGCCCAGCTCGGCAAGAAGACCGCCATCATCGAGAAGGAGTACTGGGGAGGGGTGTGCCTCAACATCGGCTGCATCCCGACCAAATCGCTCCTGCGCAACGCCGAACTCGCCAACATCGTCACCAAGGAGGCCGGGACCTTCGGCATCTCCGGAGACATCTCGGTCGATTACGGCAAGGCCTTCAGCCGCTCGCGCGCCGTCTCGAAGCGGATGGTCAACGGCATCCACTTCCTCATGAAGAAGAACAAGATCACCGAGTTCAACGGCTGGGGTGAGTTCACCGGCCCCAAGGGGATCGCCGTCAAGGATGAGAACGGCCAGGTCACCGACGAACTGACCTTCGACAACTGCATCATCGCCGCCGGGTCCCAGGTCAAGACCCTGCGCGGAACCCAGCTGTCGGAGCGCGTGGTCACCTACAAGGAGCAGATCCTCTCCGACACCGTCCCCGGATCGATCATCATCGCCGGATCGGGCGCCATCGGCACCGAGTTCGCCTACGTCCTGGCGGCCTACGGATCCCAGGTGACCATCGTCGAGTTCCTCGACCGGATGGTCCCCAATGAGGACAAGGAGGTGTCCGCCGAACTCACCAAGGCCTACAAGAAGCTCGGCATCACCGTGCTCACCTCCACGAAGGTCGACGCCATCGACGACTCCGGGGAGAAGGTCAAGGTCACCGTGTCCCCGGCCGCCGGAGGGGACGCCCGGGTGCTGGAGGCCGACCGGGTCCTCCAGGCCGTCGGATTCGCGCCCCGGGTCGAGGGGTACGGGCTGGAGAAGGCCGGCGTCCAGCTCACCGACCGCGGAGCCGTCGCCATCGACGACTACATGCGCACCAACGTGCCCGGCATCTACGCCATCGGCGACTGCACCGCCAAGCTCATGCTGGCCCACACCGCCGAGGCCCAGGGGGTGGTGGCCGCCGAGACCATCGCCGGCGCCGAGACGATGCCGATCAACTACGACATGATCCCGCGGGCCACCTACTGCCAGCCCCAGGTCGGCTCCTTCGGATACACCGAGGAGCAGGCCCGCGAGAAGGGCTACGAGGTGAAGGTCAGCAAGTTCCCCTTCGCCGCCAACGGCAAGGCCTGGGGACTGGGCGACGGCACGGGGTTCGTCAAGATCGTCGCCGACGCCCGCCATGACGAGCTGCTGGGCGCCTCGCTGATCGGCCACGACGTCTCCGAGCTGCTGCCCGAGCTGACCCTGGCCCAGCTGTGGGATATCACCGCCGACGAGGTGGGCCGCAACATCCATGCCCACCCGTCCCTCTCGGAGGCGCTCAAGGACGCCGCCGAGGGCATCGGCGGCCACATGATCAACTTCTGA
- the lnt gene encoding apolipoprotein N-acyltransferase yields MRRIPTPDLARAAVAVAAGVATGLGQAPAGWWPLVIPGVAALTVLVRDRRPRTAAGLGYLYGLGLFTTTIWWVYVVAWPAAPVLIAFMACWAMLTGWGIRMVARLPLAPLWAACVWSAAEVAAAHIPLGGFGWVRLAWTAVDTPLAGTLRWIGATGTSLLIALAGQLLAAAISLGAAPRAPRRARIAAVATLVGVLSIASGVGEWTTRRPDPAGGDVRVTVVQGGVDGTAGSYAMGYARSVTDNHLSETIAAVAHQRATGAPAPDMILWPENSTDIDPVLDAQTHELVTTAIAVAGRPILVGAVTEGPGADERQTTAMWWPVDSQGPDGVYHKRNLVPFGEWVPWRDALLKVLPILQHVGRQSVPGTAPGVLTARTDRTDSNSTVRIGDVICFELAYDGTVHDTVRHGAQLLMVQSNNATYTGTAQPDQQWQITRARAIESGRQITVATTSSLSGLIQPSGRVVDRTRESTHDYRTYELSLGDGVSAGVRAAPVIGWSSTALAGLAVLAGAVMALRRRRRAPSSARPPGATDNV; encoded by the coding sequence GTGAGGCGGATCCCGACCCCGGACCTGGCACGGGCCGCGGTCGCGGTGGCCGCCGGGGTGGCCACCGGGCTGGGACAGGCCCCGGCCGGCTGGTGGCCCCTGGTGATCCCCGGGGTGGCGGCGCTGACCGTGCTGGTACGCGACCGGCGCCCACGGACCGCCGCCGGACTCGGGTACCTGTACGGTCTGGGCCTGTTCACCACGACGATCTGGTGGGTGTACGTGGTCGCCTGGCCGGCCGCCCCCGTGCTCATCGCCTTCATGGCCTGCTGGGCGATGCTCACCGGATGGGGCATCCGCATGGTCGCCCGGCTGCCGCTTGCTCCGCTGTGGGCGGCGTGCGTGTGGTCCGCGGCCGAGGTGGCGGCGGCCCACATCCCGCTGGGCGGGTTCGGCTGGGTGCGGCTGGCCTGGACCGCCGTCGACACCCCGCTGGCCGGCACCCTGCGCTGGATCGGCGCCACCGGCACCAGCCTTCTCATCGCCCTGGCGGGCCAGCTGCTGGCCGCCGCCATCAGTCTCGGGGCGGCGCCCAGAGCCCCGCGCCGCGCCCGGATCGCCGCCGTCGCGACCCTGGTCGGGGTGCTGTCGATCGCCTCGGGGGTGGGGGAGTGGACCACCCGCCGGCCCGATCCGGCCGGCGGCGATGTGAGAGTCACCGTCGTCCAGGGAGGGGTCGACGGCACCGCCGGCTCCTACGCGATGGGATACGCCCGGTCGGTGACCGACAACCACCTCTCGGAGACCATCGCCGCCGTCGCCCATCAGCGCGCCACCGGGGCCCCGGCCCCCGACATGATCCTGTGGCCGGAGAACTCCACCGACATCGACCCGGTCCTCGACGCCCAGACCCACGAGCTGGTGACCACCGCCATCGCGGTCGCCGGGCGGCCGATCCTGGTCGGGGCGGTCACCGAGGGACCCGGGGCCGATGAGAGGCAGACCACGGCGATGTGGTGGCCGGTCGACAGCCAGGGCCCCGACGGCGTCTACCACAAGCGCAACCTGGTGCCTTTCGGGGAGTGGGTGCCCTGGCGCGACGCCCTGCTGAAGGTGCTGCCGATCCTCCAGCACGTCGGCCGCCAGTCCGTGCCGGGCACCGCACCCGGGGTGCTGACCGCCCGGACGGACAGGACGGACAGCAACAGCACCGTGCGCATCGGCGACGTCATCTGCTTCGAGCTGGCCTATGACGGCACCGTCCACGACACCGTGCGCCACGGCGCCCAGCTGCTCATGGTGCAGTCCAACAACGCCACCTACACCGGTACTGCCCAGCCCGACCAGCAGTGGCAGATCACCCGGGCCAGGGCCATCGAGTCGGGCCGTCAGATCACGGTCGCCACCACCTCCTCGCTGTCGGGACTCATCCAGCCCAGCGGCCGGGTGGTTGACCGCACCCGGGAGTCCACCCACGACTACCGGACCTACGAACTCTCTCTGGGCGACGGGGTGTCTGCGGGGGTGAGGGCCGCACCGGTGATCGGCTGGTCGAGCACTGCGCTGGCGGGGCTGGCGGTGCTCGCCGGAGCCGTCATGGCGCTGCGGCGACGTCGCCGTGCCCCGTCATCCGCACGGCCCCCGGGGGCGACGGATAATGTGTGA
- a CDS encoding polyprenol monophosphomannose synthase has product MTTGDGTLSRVLVIIPTYNEAENIEAIVSRLRRADPGVDVLVADDNSPDGTGGIADSLAEADPQIHVMHRRGKEGLGAAYLAGFHQGLDEGYDVLVEMDADGSHQPEQLPLLLDALEHADMVKGSRYVPGGRVVNWPKSRELISRGGGVWTRLMLGIRVKDPTGGFNAFRATTLRTIDLDEVASAGYCFQLDLTWRVLKAGMRVAEVPIEFVEREYGNSKMSRAIVVEALIRTTLWGVDHRASQLRQLARKARRRIR; this is encoded by the coding sequence ATGACCACCGGCGACGGCACCCTTTCGCGGGTCCTTGTCATCATTCCCACCTACAACGAGGCCGAGAACATCGAGGCCATCGTCTCGAGGCTGCGTCGCGCCGACCCCGGGGTCGACGTTCTGGTCGCCGACGACAACTCTCCCGACGGGACCGGCGGCATCGCCGACTCCTTGGCCGAGGCAGACCCGCAGATCCACGTGATGCACCGTCGCGGCAAGGAGGGCCTCGGCGCCGCCTACCTCGCCGGCTTCCACCAGGGCCTCGACGAGGGATACGACGTGCTGGTCGAGATGGACGCCGACGGCTCCCATCAGCCCGAGCAGCTCCCCCTGCTGCTGGACGCCCTGGAGCACGCCGACATGGTCAAGGGATCGCGCTACGTGCCGGGCGGCCGGGTGGTCAACTGGCCGAAGTCCCGCGAACTCATCTCGCGGGGCGGCGGCGTCTGGACCCGGCTCATGCTGGGCATCAGGGTCAAGGACCCCACCGGCGGTTTCAACGCCTTCCGCGCAACCACCCTGCGCACCATCGACCTCGACGAGGTGGCCTCGGCCGGATACTGCTTCCAGCTCGATCTCACCTGGCGGGTCCTCAAGGCCGGGATGAGAGTGGCCGAGGTGCCGATCGAGTTCGTGGAACGGGAGTACGGCAACTCCAAGATGAGCCGGGCCATCGTCGTGGAGGCCCTCATCCGCACCACCCTGTGGGGGGTCGACCATCGTGCCTCCCAGCTGCGGCAATTGGCCAGGAAGGCCCGCAGGAGGATCCGCTGA
- a CDS encoding YbdD/YjiX family protein, with the protein MTAGERLRRLRGLWRDLTGESAYEHYLVRHRLEHPDHEPMGERQFWRERARLAENDVAGGCC; encoded by the coding sequence GTGACGGCGGGGGAGCGGCTGCGCCGGCTGCGCGGGCTGTGGCGCGACCTCACCGGCGAGTCGGCCTACGAGCACTACCTGGTGCGCCACCGGCTCGAGCATCCCGACCACGAACCCATGGGGGAGAGGCAGTTCTGGCGGGAGAGGGCGCGCCTGGCCGAGAACGATGTCGCCGGCGGGTGCTGCTGA
- a CDS encoding glycerophosphodiester phosphodiesterase, which yields MRADDYPYFSRPFTALAHRGGSLLPDNIGHENTLRAFGNAVAMGYSHIETDVHATADGALVAFHDDRLDRVTESHGLIRDLTLAQVRRASVGGEPIPTLDEVLDAFPGTFVNIDIKEAGAIDPLAAALDRHRATGRVCVASFATSRLTRFRRLTGRAVATAVGPLGVAWSALGRVVARALPPWGVALQMPASIRVAGRRVPLVTPAMVRAVHARGRVVHVWTINDRAEMERLIDLGVDGIVTDAIDVMSDVMVERGL from the coding sequence GTGCGCGCCGATGACTATCCGTACTTCTCCCGGCCATTCACCGCCCTGGCCCATCGCGGCGGTTCTCTGCTGCCCGACAACATCGGCCATGAGAACACCCTGCGCGCCTTCGGGAACGCGGTGGCGATGGGCTACAGCCACATCGAGACCGACGTCCACGCCACCGCCGACGGCGCTCTGGTGGCGTTCCACGACGACCGTCTCGACCGGGTCACCGAGAGTCACGGGCTGATCCGTGATCTCACCCTGGCCCAGGTGCGCCGGGCGAGCGTGGGCGGGGAGCCGATCCCGACCCTCGACGAGGTGCTCGACGCCTTCCCCGGCACCTTCGTCAACATCGACATCAAGGAGGCCGGAGCCATCGATCCGCTCGCCGCGGCGCTGGATCGCCATCGTGCGACCGGCAGGGTCTGCGTCGCCTCATTCGCCACCTCCCGCCTGACTCGGTTCCGGCGGCTGACGGGCCGGGCGGTGGCGACCGCGGTCGGCCCGCTGGGGGTGGCCTGGTCGGCCCTGGGACGGGTGGTCGCCCGGGCGCTGCCGCCGTGGGGGGTCGCCCTCCAGATGCCGGCCTCGATCCGGGTGGCAGGGCGGAGGGTACCGCTGGTGACCCCGGCCATGGTGCGCGCCGTACACGCCCGGGGCCGGGTGGTGCACGTGTGGACCATCAATGACCGCGCGGAGATGGAGCGGCTCATCGATCTGGGGGTCGACGGCATCGTCACCGATGCCATCGATGTGATGTCCGATGTCATGGTGGAACGCGGTTTGTGA
- a CDS encoding Lrp/AsnC family transcriptional regulator, with product MTDLESTDRQILALLEANGRMSWTELGRETGLSTSAAQQRVRRLETRGVIKGYHADLDLEAVDASVTAFIFIAPADPQTDEEIPGLLRAMPQVRSCHSVAGSASYLARVQAASPTDLDRLLSRIRKECQCSTETTVVLDTLFDGLPLVGRR from the coding sequence ATGACAGACCTGGAGAGCACCGACAGGCAGATCCTGGCCCTGTTGGAGGCCAACGGACGGATGTCCTGGACCGAGTTGGGCCGTGAGACGGGCCTGTCGACCTCGGCCGCCCAGCAGCGGGTCCGCCGGCTGGAGACCAGGGGGGTCATCAAGGGCTATCACGCGGACCTGGATCTGGAGGCCGTCGACGCCTCGGTGACGGCCTTCATCTTCATCGCGCCGGCCGATCCGCAGACCGACGAGGAGATCCCCGGGCTGCTGCGCGCCATGCCCCAGGTCCGCAGCTGTCACTCCGTGGCCGGCAGCGCCTCCTACCTGGCCCGGGTGCAGGCGGCCTCGCCGACCGACCTCGACCGGCTGCTCAGCCGGATCCGCAAGGAGTGCCAGTGCTCCACCGAGACCACCGTCGTCCTCGACACCCTCTTCGACGGCCTGCCGCTGGTGGGCCGCAGGTGA
- a CDS encoding carbon starvation CstA family protein: MAGTTAQQQAASPTYSPEEEKYILRNGRGVPVGVRPHTRWTPWKVAIWVLVTAAGVLGWTMLAVVRGEQVNTLWFVITAVCTYAIAYRFYGLYIQRRIMRPDDRNATPSERINNGKDFDPTHRVVLYGHHFAAIAGAGPLVGPVLAAQMGYLPGTLWIIIGVCLAGGVQDMLVLFFSMRRGGRSLGQMATDEIGRIGGVVATVIVLVMLMIVLAVLAMVCVNALASSPWGVFSVGCTIPIALCMGLWLRYVQPGRITQVSVAGFAVLILVIISGRWVSQSAFGQHYLHLSPTTLVWAMIIYGFFAAVLPVWLLLTPRDYLSTFMKVGTIVVLAVGIVIVRPIAEMPAVTEFASNTDGPVFAGTLFPFLFITIACGALSGMHAQVSSGTTPKMIQKESQARMIGYGGMLMESFVAIMALAAAVSLNQGIYFGMNTSEASVDGLAGPAVVRTTDDRNEITAEAVKNLGVTDARGNSIQARWESWDDQGRDKTYVGAEAFSQLAKDVGEPSVTSRTGGAPTLAVGIAHILHQVGGGRTMMGFWYHFAIMFEALFILSAVDAVTRVARFQLSDALGNGIKKFKDPSWRPGAWMTTAVVVAAWGSLLLMGVTDPRGGIQTLYPLFGIANQLIAAVALLLICVMVVRKGYAKWLWVPAIPFILDTAVTFTASWQKIFSTDKNIGYWQQWRDARAALPGIDDPAQIEIQKAIIRNTFIQGTLSIVFLVTVAFVIVCGVIRVVRTLRSRQFTSSEDEFAESNFFAPASLVATKLEKKLVAEYEKVGDLTLLHRAPRENATTKEEP, encoded by the coding sequence ATGGCCGGGACAACCGCACAGCAGCAGGCCGCGTCGCCCACCTACAGCCCGGAGGAGGAGAAGTACATCCTCCGCAACGGCAGGGGAGTGCCGGTCGGAGTGAGACCCCACACCCGGTGGACGCCGTGGAAGGTGGCCATCTGGGTCCTGGTCACCGCGGCCGGGGTGCTGGGCTGGACGATGCTCGCGGTGGTGCGCGGCGAGCAGGTCAACACCCTCTGGTTCGTCATCACGGCGGTGTGCACCTACGCGATCGCCTACCGCTTCTACGGCCTGTACATCCAGCGCAGGATCATGCGCCCCGATGACCGCAACGCCACTCCGTCCGAACGGATCAACAACGGCAAGGACTTCGACCCGACCCACCGGGTCGTCCTCTACGGCCATCACTTCGCCGCCATCGCCGGTGCCGGACCACTGGTCGGCCCCGTCCTGGCCGCCCAGATGGGCTACCTGCCGGGCACCCTGTGGATCATCATCGGAGTCTGCCTGGCCGGCGGCGTCCAGGACATGCTGGTGCTCTTCTTCTCGATGCGCCGCGGCGGCCGCTCGCTGGGCCAGATGGCCACCGACGAGATCGGCAGGATCGGCGGGGTGGTCGCCACAGTCATCGTGCTGGTGATGCTCATGATCGTCCTGGCGGTCCTGGCGATGGTCTGCGTCAACGCCCTGGCATCCTCCCCCTGGGGAGTCTTCTCGGTGGGCTGCACCATCCCCATCGCACTCTGCATGGGCCTGTGGCTGCGCTACGTGCAGCCGGGCAGGATCACCCAGGTCTCGGTGGCCGGTTTCGCGGTACTGATCCTGGTGATCATCTCGGGGCGCTGGGTCTCCCAGAGCGCCTTCGGCCAGCACTACCTCCACCTGTCGCCGACGACGCTGGTGTGGGCGATGATCATCTACGGCTTCTTCGCCGCGGTGCTGCCCGTCTGGCTGCTGCTCACCCCGCGCGACTACCTGTCGACCTTCATGAAGGTGGGCACCATCGTCGTGCTCGCCGTGGGCATCGTGATCGTACGGCCCATCGCCGAGATGCCCGCGGTCACCGAATTCGCCTCCAACACCGACGGCCCGGTCTTCGCCGGCACCCTGTTCCCCTTCCTGTTCATCACCATCGCCTGCGGAGCCCTGTCGGGGATGCACGCCCAGGTCTCCTCGGGGACCACCCCGAAGATGATCCAGAAGGAGAGCCAGGCCCGGATGATCGGCTACGGGGGGATGCTCATGGAGTCCTTCGTGGCGATCATGGCGCTGGCCGCCGCGGTCTCTCTCAACCAGGGAATCTACTTCGGGATGAACACCTCCGAGGCCTCGGTCGACGGCCTGGCCGGGCCCGCCGTCGTCCGGACCACCGACGACCGCAACGAGATCACCGCCGAGGCGGTCAAGAATCTCGGCGTCACCGACGCCCGCGGCAACTCGATCCAGGCGCGCTGGGAATCCTGGGACGACCAGGGCCGCGACAAGACCTACGTCGGCGCCGAGGCCTTCTCCCAGCTGGCCAAGGACGTCGGCGAACCCTCGGTGACCTCGCGGACCGGCGGCGCCCCGACCCTGGCGGTCGGCATCGCCCACATCCTCCACCAGGTGGGCGGCGGCCGCACCATGATGGGCTTCTGGTACCACTTCGCCATCATGTTCGAGGCCCTGTTCATCCTCTCGGCGGTCGACGCCGTGACCAGAGTGGCGCGATTCCAGCTCTCCGACGCTCTGGGCAACGGCATCAAGAAGTTCAAGGACCCGTCATGGCGGCCAGGCGCCTGGATGACCACCGCCGTGGTGGTAGCCGCCTGGGGCTCCCTGCTCCTGATGGGAGTCACCGACCCGAGAGGCGGCATCCAGACCCTCTACCCGCTGTTCGGCATCGCCAACCAGCTCATCGCGGCGGTCGCGCTGCTGCTGATCTGCGTGATGGTGGTGCGCAAGGGGTATGCGAAATGGCTGTGGGTGCCCGCGATACCGTTCATCCTCGACACCGCGGTGACCTTCACCGCCTCCTGGCAGAAGATCTTCTCCACCGACAAGAACATCGGCTACTGGCAGCAGTGGCGCGACGCCAGGGCAGCACTGCCCGGCATCGACGACCCCGCCCAGATCGAGATCCAGAAGGCCATCATCCGCAACACCTTCATCCAGGGAACGCTGTCCATCGTCTTCCTCGTGACGGTGGCCTTCGTCATCGTCTGCGGAGTGATCCGCGTGGTGAGGACACTGCGCAGCCGTCAGTTCACCAGCTCCGAGGACGAGTTCGCCGAGTCGAACTTCTTCGCACCCGCCAGCCTGGTCGCCACGAAGCTGGAGAAGAAACTGGTCGCCGAGTACGAGAAGGTGGGCGACCTCACCCTCCTGCACCGAGCGCCCCGCGAGAACGCCACGACCAAGGAAGAGCCGTGA
- a CDS encoding helix-turn-helix domain-containing protein, with protein sequence MDTISPASVGRLIRDARKQRGLTQNQLADLLKTSQSAIHRIEVGNQNLSLDYINRIADALESPLIATPGTASMNYLIEGGRTLSGSIEVRSSKNAAVALLCASLINRGHTVLRGLAHIEEVNRILEVLASIGMEATWSDDDKDLTLTRPDELDLGAMDLAAARRTRSILMFLGPLMHFYDEFKLPYAGGCNLGARTVEPHLQALRVMGLDVVATEGYYQCEVHDRALTERHIVLTERGDTVTENALLAAAQMPSLTVLRNASPNYMVQDLCFFLTKLGVQIDGIGTTTLRIRGVADINTDVEYYPSEDPIEAMSLITAAVVTKSELTVTRCPIEFLEIELAILAEMGLDFSVTDEYPSRNDNTRLVDITVRPSHLVAVADKIAPMPFPGLNIDNLPFFAVIAAEAEGRTLIHDWCYENRAIHLVDLGKLGANVQLLDPHRLIVAGPTRWRGRELICPPALRPAVCLLLAALAAQGETTLRDVYMINRGYEDLPTRLGRLGASIQVFSG encoded by the coding sequence GTGGACACCATCAGCCCGGCCTCCGTGGGACGCCTCATCCGGGACGCCCGCAAGCAGCGTGGTCTGACCCAGAATCAACTCGCAGACCTTCTCAAGACCTCGCAGAGCGCGATCCACCGGATCGAGGTCGGAAACCAGAACCTCTCCCTGGACTACATCAACCGGATCGCCGACGCCCTCGAGTCCCCGCTCATCGCGACACCCGGCACGGCCTCCATGAACTACCTCATCGAGGGCGGCCGGACGCTGTCGGGCAGCATCGAGGTGCGCTCCTCCAAGAACGCCGCCGTCGCCCTGCTGTGCGCCAGTCTCATCAACCGCGGCCACACCGTGCTGCGCGGTCTGGCTCACATCGAGGAGGTCAACCGGATCCTCGAGGTGCTGGCCAGCATCGGCATGGAGGCCACCTGGTCCGACGACGACAAGGACCTCACCCTCACCCGGCCAGACGAGCTGGATCTGGGTGCCATGGACCTGGCCGCGGCCCGCAGGACGCGCAGCATCCTCATGTTCCTGGGCCCCCTGATGCACTTCTACGACGAGTTCAAGCTCCCCTACGCCGGCGGCTGCAACCTGGGCGCCCGTACCGTCGAGCCGCATCTCCAGGCGCTGCGGGTGATGGGCCTGGACGTCGTGGCCACCGAGGGCTACTACCAGTGCGAGGTCCACGACCGGGCCCTGACGGAACGTCACATCGTGCTCACCGAGCGCGGCGACACCGTCACCGAGAACGCCCTGCTGGCCGCCGCCCAGATGCCCAGCCTCACCGTGCTGCGCAACGCCAGCCCCAACTACATGGTGCAGGATCTGTGCTTCTTCCTCACCAAGCTCGGCGTCCAGATCGACGGGATCGGCACCACCACCCTGCGGATCCGCGGCGTGGCCGACATCAACACCGACGTCGAGTACTACCCCTCTGAGGACCCGATCGAGGCCATGAGCCTCATCACCGCCGCCGTGGTGACGAAGTCCGAGCTCACCGTCACCCGATGCCCGATCGAATTCCTGGAGATCGAACTGGCGATCCTGGCGGAGATGGGCCTGGACTTCTCGGTGACCGACGAGTACCCGTCGCGCAACGACAACACCCGGCTGGTCGACATCACCGTGCGCCCCAGCCACCTGGTGGCTGTCGCCGACAAGATCGCCCCGATGCCCTTCCCGGGACTCAACATCGACAATCTGCCGTTCTTCGCCGTGATCGCCGCCGAGGCGGAGGGCCGGACCCTCATCCACGACTGGTGCTACGAGAACCGGGCGATCCACCTGGTGGATCTGGGTAAGCTGGGCGCCAACGTGCAGCTGCTCGATCCGCACCGGCTCATCGTGGCCGGGCCGACGAGGTGGCGGGGCCGCGAACTCATCTGCCCGCCCGCGCTGCGACCGGCCGTCTGCCTGCTGCTGGCGGCGCTGGCCGCCCAGGGGGAGACCACCCTGCGCGACGTCTACATGATCAACCGGGGTTACGAGGACCTTCCCACCCGGCTGGGCAGGCTCGGTGCCAGCATCCAGGTCTTCTCGGGTTAG
- the pdxY gene encoding pyridoxal kinase, translating to MTTPPAHDPSPAPTVLSIQSHVTVGAVGNSAAVFALQRMGVETWALPTVVLSNDNARPHVAGPSLSPAELRSIVDAMAGNDVLGRVDALLSGYLTGDTGPVILETAARLREESPALMYCCDPVMGDADKGFYVPPEVRRFFCEQAVKACDVLTPNLFELGALTGSRPVTLGEIVDAARSLVGRGPATVLVTSVACRDLPGDRMHMVAVRARRTLLVSTPLLDAVFDGSGDLTTAVFLANLLRGRDLAEALGRTAGSVHAVLSATARLGRQEPALVAAQDLLVNAPAARTWEV from the coding sequence GTGACCACCCCTCCCGCCCACGACCCGTCGCCGGCCCCCACCGTCCTGTCGATCCAGTCCCACGTCACCGTCGGGGCGGTCGGCAACTCGGCGGCCGTGTTCGCCCTGCAGCGGATGGGGGTGGAGACCTGGGCGCTGCCGACCGTCGTGCTGTCCAACGACAACGCCCGGCCCCATGTCGCCGGGCCGTCGCTGAGCCCCGCCGAGCTGCGCTCGATCGTCGACGCGATGGCCGGCAACGACGTGCTCGGGAGGGTGGATGCCCTGCTCAGCGGATACCTCACCGGTGACACCGGTCCGGTGATCCTGGAGACGGCCGCACGACTGCGCGAGGAGAGCCCCGCCCTCATGTACTGCTGCGACCCGGTGATGGGGGACGCCGACAAGGGCTTCTACGTGCCGCCCGAGGTGCGCCGGTTCTTCTGCGAGCAGGCTGTGAAGGCCTGTGACGTGCTCACCCCGAATCTCTTCGAGCTGGGAGCGCTGACCGGCAGCCGGCCCGTCACCCTCGGCGAGATCGTGGACGCCGCCCGGTCCCTGGTCGGGCGCGGCCCGGCCACGGTGCTGGTCACCTCAGTGGCGTGCCGCGACCTGCCAGGCGACCGGATGCACATGGTGGCGGTCCGGGCGCGGCGGACTCTGCTGGTCTCCACGCCGCTGCTGGACGCCGTCTTCGACGGTTCCGGAGATCTCACCACGGCGGTCTTCCTGGCCAATCTGTTGCGCGGTCGCGACCTGGCCGAGGCCCTGGGCCGCACCGCCGGATCGGTGCACGCCGTGCTGTCGGCAACAGCACGGCTGGGACGTCAGGAGCCGGCCCTGGTGGCGGCCCAGGACCTGCTCGTCAACGCCCCCGCCGCGCGCACCTGGGAAGTCTGA
- a CDS encoding RNA polymerase-binding protein RbpA: MADRALRGMGLGSKSFEDEEGVEMAERQEIGFDCPNGHHFEITFSVEADLPGVWECPRCGAESRRSDGTEPEKKKQKPQRTHWDMLTERRSIPELEELLAERLDEIRKK; the protein is encoded by the coding sequence ATGGCAGATCGCGCACTGCGTGGCATGGGCCTGGGTTCCAAGAGCTTCGAGGACGAGGAAGGCGTCGAGATGGCCGAGAGGCAGGAGATCGGTTTCGACTGCCCCAACGGTCATCACTTCGAGATCACCTTCTCGGTCGAGGCGGACCTGCCCGGCGTCTGGGAGTGTCCCCGCTGCGGGGCGGAGTCGCGTCGCAGCGACGGCACCGAGCCCGAGAAGAAGAAGCAGAAGCCCCAGCGCACCCACTGGGACATGCTCACCGAGCGTCGTTCGATCCCCGAGCTCGAGGAGCTGCTGGCCGAGCGCCTCGACGAGATCCGCAAGAAGTAG